One part of the Mariniflexile litorale genome encodes these proteins:
- a CDS encoding LytTR family DNA-binding domain-containing protein produces the protein MRLEAFLNQPYFYLDSLKNKWIYVLNSSLFVLFFLILFQPYGISEEISSPVNSNENIALFFLSISFSTFIGLSLSQFVLRPIINFNKVSIGKYVLWLLFEALIITSINFAFSFLIPDLGNDFENELNIFFQLKNYFRAIIILLFPFLGTTIYIMVKELNIEIQKLENQIHRFQSTYKVSQLPNEELHLIYDENDNLELELNLKNFLLAESNNQYVLIYYWDAGILKKHLVRMRLKTILETFKQFPIEQCHRSYAINLLHVKTLIKKEGKTFLIMNNLKEIDIPVSKSYLNSIRSRVLNT, from the coding sequence ATGAGGTTAGAAGCATTTTTAAATCAACCATATTTTTACTTAGATAGTTTAAAAAACAAATGGATTTATGTATTGAATTCTAGTTTATTTGTTCTCTTTTTCTTGATTTTATTTCAGCCTTATGGTATTTCAGAAGAGATATCAAGCCCTGTTAATTCTAATGAAAACATAGCATTATTTTTCTTATCTATTTCTTTCAGTACTTTTATTGGTTTGAGTTTATCTCAATTTGTTTTAAGGCCAATAATAAATTTTAATAAAGTTTCGATTGGAAAGTATGTGCTTTGGTTGCTTTTTGAAGCTTTAATTATTACATCTATTAACTTTGCTTTTTCTTTTTTAATACCCGATTTGGGTAATGATTTTGAAAATGAACTAAACATTTTTTTTCAATTGAAAAATTATTTTAGAGCAATAATAATATTACTTTTTCCTTTTTTGGGTACTACTATTTATATTATGGTTAAGGAATTAAATATAGAAATACAAAAGCTTGAAAATCAAATACATAGATTTCAAAGTACTTATAAAGTTTCACAATTACCCAATGAAGAGCTTCATTTAATTTATGATGAAAATGATAATTTGGAATTAGAACTTAATCTTAAAAATTTTTTGCTAGCGGAATCAAATAATCAATACGTATTAATTTATTATTGGGACGCTGGAATATTAAAAAAACATTTGGTCCGTATGCGATTAAAGACCATTTTAGAAACCTTTAAACAGTTTCCTATAGAACAATGCCACAGATCTTATGCTATCAACCTTTTGCATGTAAAAACATTAATTAAAAAGGAAGGAAAAACATTTTTAATAATGAATAATTTAAAAGAAATTGATATTCCGGTCTCAAAATCTTACCTCAATTCAATTAGAAGTAGAGTTTTAAATACCTAA
- a CDS encoding OmpH family outer membrane protein produces the protein MKNIFYAVAVMLAFTSCQEQAKIGFVDNGTVINDYQEKKDIEAKFQTKEEAFRKKADSVGQEFQLEVQETQLSAQKSSPAKAQELMGGLQKKQQLLQQKMQMEQQQLQQSFQVEIDSVISKVKKHVKEYGKKNGYTYILGTSDAAATVMYGADDKDLTKTILEALNKEYKK, from the coding sequence ATGAAAAATATATTTTACGCAGTAGCTGTGATGTTGGCATTTACCTCTTGTCAAGAACAAGCAAAAATTGGATTTGTAGATAACGGAACGGTTATAAACGATTATCAAGAGAAAAAGGATATCGAAGCTAAATTTCAAACCAAAGAAGAAGCTTTTAGAAAAAAGGCAGATAGTGTTGGTCAAGAATTCCAATTAGAAGTTCAAGAAACACAGTTATCAGCTCAAAAATCATCTCCAGCGAAGGCTCAAGAATTAATGGGTGGGTTGCAAAAAAAGCAGCAATTACTTCAACAAAAAATGCAAATGGAACAACAACAGTTGCAACAAAGTTTTCAAGTTGAAATTGATTCTGTAATAAGTAAAGTAAAAAAGCATGTTAAAGAATATGGAAAAAAGAATGGCTATACTTATATTTTAGGAACTAGCGATGCTGCTGCGACCGTTATGTATGGAGCTGATGATAAAGATTTAACAAAAACTATTTTAGAAGCTTTAAATAAAGAATATAAAAAATAA
- a CDS encoding class I SAM-dependent methyltransferase, giving the protein MTKTNSISPLLKVKDHSVSGENFDLFENLEYGFLETTPQPSLETLQDYYKSEDYISHTDAKRNLFESIYHLVRKISLKQKLKLINGFSPKEKKLLDIGCGTGDFLQTAQQNSWIVSGIEPNEDARVIANKKTNHSVFETEELLKFDSESFDVLTLWHVLEHLPKLEEHIQIFKKLLKPNGTLIIAVPNYKSYDAEYYKEFWAAYDVPRHLWHFNKIAISRLVSKVSMKVVKTKPMYFDAFYVSLLSEKHKKGKMNIFNGFWIGLLSNLKSLTTKEASSLIYVIKNN; this is encoded by the coding sequence GTGACAAAAACAAACTCAATATCTCCTCTCCTAAAAGTAAAAGACCATTCTGTTTCTGGTGAAAATTTTGATTTATTTGAAAATTTAGAATATGGCTTTTTAGAAACAACTCCACAGCCATCATTAGAAACTTTGCAAGATTATTATAAAAGTGAAGATTATATTTCTCATACAGATGCTAAACGAAATCTTTTTGAAAGCATATATCACTTGGTTAGGAAAATTTCATTAAAACAAAAACTAAAATTAATTAATGGTTTTTCACCAAAAGAAAAAAAACTTTTAGATATTGGTTGCGGTACAGGTGATTTTTTACAAACAGCGCAACAAAACAGTTGGATTGTTTCAGGAATAGAACCTAATGAAGACGCAAGAGTCATTGCAAATAAGAAAACCAATCATTCTGTTTTCGAAACAGAGGAACTTTTAAAATTCGATTCTGAAAGTTTTGATGTTCTAACACTTTGGCATGTATTAGAACATTTGCCAAAATTAGAAGAACATATTCAAATTTTTAAAAAGCTGCTAAAACCAAATGGAACTTTAATAATAGCGGTACCAAATTATAAAAGTTACGATGCAGAATATTACAAAGAGTTTTGGGCTGCTTATGATGTACCAAGACATCTTTGGCATTTTAACAAAATAGCTATATCAAGATTAGTTTCGAAAGTTTCTATGAAAGTTGTGAAAACAAAGCCTATGTATTTTGATGCTTTTTATGTAAGCCTTCTTTCTGAAAAACACAAAAAAGGAAAAATGAATATTTTTAATGGATTTTGGATTGGTTTATTATCAAATCTGAAATCTTTGACAACAAAAGAAGCTTCTTCGTTAATTTATGTTATTAAAAACAATTAA
- the mnmG gene encoding tRNA uridine-5-carboxymethylaminomethyl(34) synthesis enzyme MnmG, giving the protein MFNDVYDVIVVGAGHAGSEAAAAAANMGSKTLLITMSLQNIAQMSCNPAMGGIAKGQIVREIDALGGYSGIVSDTSAIQFKMLNKSKGPAMWSPRVQSDRMRFAEDWRLMLEGTLNLDFYQEMVSGLLMDKGKIIGVKTSLGIEIKGKSVVLTNGTFLNGLIHIGDKNFGGGRAGEKAATGITEQLVSLGFESGRMKTGTPPRVDGRSLDYSKMIEQPGDENPEKFSYLDVTKPLENQRSCHMTYTSELVHDLLREGFDRSPMFNGRIKSLGPRYCPSIEDKINRFADKDRHQLFVEPEGWKTCEVYVNGFSTSLPEDVQFKALRSVVGFENVKFFRPGYAIEYDYFPPTQLKHTLETKLIEGLYFAGQINGTTGYEEAASQGLMAGINASLKVQEKDAFTLRRDEAYIGVLIDDLITKGTEEPYRMFTSRAEYRTLLRQDNADLRLTPKGFDIGLASEKRLIRMEQKHNEAEKFVNFFAETSVKPELANPVLELKESALVKQSDKMFKIFSRPNITIDDMRKFEVVEDYIQNNHLDREVIEQTEIQVKYSGYISKEKNNADKLSRLEYVKIPENFDYTQIKSMSLEAREKLKKIQPATVSQASRISGVSPNDISVLLVYMGR; this is encoded by the coding sequence ATGTTCAACGATGTTTATGATGTTATAGTTGTTGGTGCTGGTCATGCAGGAAGTGAAGCTGCTGCAGCCGCCGCCAATATGGGGAGTAAAACATTGCTTATTACCATGAGCCTCCAAAACATTGCTCAGATGTCTTGTAACCCTGCTATGGGTGGTATTGCAAAAGGACAAATTGTTCGTGAAATTGATGCGTTGGGTGGTTATAGCGGGATAGTATCCGATACCTCTGCCATTCAATTTAAAATGCTTAACAAATCTAAAGGACCTGCTATGTGGAGTCCAAGGGTTCAAAGTGATCGAATGCGCTTTGCGGAAGATTGGAGACTGATGCTTGAGGGAACACTTAATCTTGATTTTTATCAAGAAATGGTTTCTGGTTTATTAATGGATAAAGGTAAAATTATTGGTGTAAAAACATCATTAGGTATCGAGATTAAGGGTAAGTCTGTTGTGCTTACTAATGGGACTTTTTTGAATGGTTTAATCCATATTGGTGACAAGAATTTTGGAGGAGGTAGAGCGGGTGAAAAGGCAGCAACTGGTATTACTGAACAATTAGTAAGTTTGGGTTTTGAATCAGGTAGAATGAAGACTGGAACACCGCCTCGTGTTGATGGACGATCATTAGATTATTCTAAAATGATCGAGCAACCAGGTGATGAGAACCCAGAAAAGTTTTCTTATTTAGATGTTACTAAACCACTCGAAAACCAAAGGTCTTGTCATATGACATATACGAGTGAATTGGTTCACGACTTACTTCGTGAAGGGTTTGATAGGTCTCCCATGTTTAATGGTAGGATTAAAAGTTTAGGCCCACGGTATTGTCCATCTATAGAAGATAAAATTAATCGCTTTGCTGATAAAGATAGGCATCAATTATTTGTAGAACCTGAAGGCTGGAAAACATGTGAAGTTTACGTCAATGGGTTTTCTACATCGCTTCCAGAGGATGTTCAATTTAAGGCATTGCGTTCTGTGGTTGGTTTTGAAAACGTGAAGTTTTTCAGACCAGGATATGCTATTGAGTATGATTATTTCCCGCCTACCCAATTAAAACATACTCTTGAAACCAAACTTATTGAAGGTTTATATTTTGCTGGTCAAATTAATGGAACAACGGGTTATGAAGAAGCTGCATCACAAGGTTTGATGGCTGGTATTAATGCGAGCTTAAAAGTTCAGGAAAAAGATGCTTTCACTTTACGAAGAGACGAAGCTTATATAGGTGTTTTAATTGATGATTTAATTACTAAAGGTACAGAAGAACCATATAGAATGTTTACCTCTCGAGCAGAATACAGGACTTTATTACGTCAAGATAACGCCGATTTGAGATTAACACCAAAAGGTTTTGATATAGGTTTGGCAAGTGAAAAGCGTTTAATACGAATGGAACAGAAACATAATGAAGCAGAAAAGTTTGTCAATTTCTTTGCAGAAACTAGTGTGAAACCTGAACTTGCAAACCCTGTTTTAGAATTAAAAGAATCAGCTTTAGTTAAACAGTCTGATAAAATGTTTAAAATATTTTCTAGACCCAACATTACCATTGATGATATGCGAAAATTTGAAGTGGTCGAAGATTATATTCAAAACAATCATTTGGATAGGGAAGTTATTGAGCAAACTGAAATACAAGTTAAGTATTCTGGATATATTTCTAAAGAAAAGAATAATGCCGATAAATTAAGCAGATTAGAATATGTAAAGATTCCTGAGAATTTCGATTATACGCAAATAAAATCTATGAGTCTTGAAGCGCGTGAAAAACTTAAAAAAATACAGCCAGCAACAGTATCGCAAGCATCAAGGATTAGTGGCGTATCTCCAAACGATATTTCTGTATTGCTTGTTTATATGGGCAGGTAA
- the ybeY gene encoding rRNA maturation RNase YbeY produces the protein MISFNYETVFSLDNEQQLSEWIIGVISNEGCHLEEVNYIFCDDAYLHKLNLEFLKHDTLTDIISFDYSIGKNIQGDIFISVERVADNATDFKVTLNEELKRVMVHGVLHYCGYKDKTDSEVKEMREKENYYLNQLV, from the coding sequence ATGATTAGTTTTAATTACGAAACAGTATTCTCGTTAGATAATGAGCAGCAATTATCTGAATGGATTATTGGTGTTATTTCCAATGAGGGGTGCCATTTAGAAGAGGTGAATTACATCTTTTGTGATGACGCATATTTACATAAATTGAATTTAGAATTTCTTAAGCATGACACATTAACTGATATTATCAGCTTTGATTATTCTATCGGAAAAAATATACAAGGAGATATTTTTATATCAGTAGAACGCGTTGCAGATAATGCTACAGATTTCAAGGTTACTCTTAATGAAGAGTTGAAACGTGTCATGGTTCATGGTGTATTACATTACTGTGGTTATAAAGATAAAACAGATAGTGAGGTTAAAGAGATGCGTGAAAAGGAGAATTACTACTTGAATCAACTGGTTTAG
- a CDS encoding DUF4175 family protein, giving the protein MSNNFKNIQTKLAAFIRRYYINELLKGAILFFAIGVLYFLFTLFIEHVLWLNTTARTILFWLFILVELSLLVKFIFIPLAKLFKLQKGINYESASRIIGKHFPEVNDKLLNVLQLHQSASQSELLLASIEQKSLELNPIPFKLAVNFKQNIQYLKYAAIPVLILLLTFLFGNYSWFSSSLERVVHYKTAYEPPAPFQFFVVNDNLNAIENKDFKLIVKTAGAVIPENAEIVYNNGTYFLKQTGIGEFEYVFTQPKEPIEFQLSSNNVISKPYTIEVVEVPSLLSFEMQLNYPNYTKKTNETLKSTGNAVVPEGTYITWRLKTKSTDKVQLLTKDTINFSSIRNGFFETSKRVYNNFDYSLSTSNKNLKDYETLAFNLNVVKDEFPNINLKVKTDSLDLQTLYFQGQISDDYGFSKLQLVYYPSEDESKKKIETISIANSNIAEFITAFPNNIGIQEGVSYDLYFQVFDNDEVNKYKSSKSNIFSYRKRTKEEEVTKQLNAQSESIKDLNKSLKKFDEQEKQLEQLSKTQKEKSNLNFNDKKKLESFLERQKQQDEMMKNFNKKLKDNLEEFQKENKDKDIFKEDLQKRLNENEEQLKQDEKLLEDLQELQDKINKEELSQKLDELAKQNKNKKRSLEQLLELTKRFYVEKKLDKLKGDLDKLAHEQDKLAHESEDKNTKEKQDELNKIFEGFQKQLDDLKKEGKDLKKPIDIPQDKLEENEIKKEQQKASEELEKNEKSLDKNENQKNAQKSQKKAAQKMKKLSEQMQSAMQAGGGEQMQEDVDILRQILDNLLLFSFDQEKLMKRFQTIEENNNQYASFLKKQNNLREHFEHVDDSLFALSLRQPKLSEEVNKQITDVFYNIDKSLEMFADNQIYQGVSKQQFTITAANNLSNFLSDVLDNMQENLNMSMGQGGNGDMQLPDIIMSQEQLNKMMEEGMKKANKGKPKSENDSDKGKDGENGKVGDKKESDKNGNKDGGKGEGTNEELNGLLYQIYQQQQELRNALEDKLAKEGISGNASSLLRKMEEVELDLLNKGFTNQTLQKMMDLKHQLLKMDNANLEQGEDNKRESKTNFGDFNNNSNSQIPTAKQYFNTTEILNKQILPLQPVYKKKVQAYFKPSND; this is encoded by the coding sequence ATGTCAAATAATTTTAAAAATATACAAACCAAGTTAGCAGCATTTATTAGAAGGTATTACATTAATGAATTACTTAAAGGTGCCATTCTATTTTTTGCTATTGGTGTTTTGTATTTTTTGTTCACCTTATTTATAGAACATGTTCTATGGCTTAATACTACGGCTAGAACTATTTTGTTTTGGTTATTTATTTTGGTAGAGTTGTCCTTACTTGTTAAGTTTATTTTTATTCCATTAGCTAAATTATTCAAACTTCAAAAAGGGATTAATTATGAAAGTGCTTCAAGAATTATAGGCAAACATTTCCCGGAGGTGAATGATAAATTGTTGAATGTTTTACAACTGCATCAAAGTGCGTCACAATCTGAATTGTTATTAGCAAGCATAGAACAAAAATCTTTAGAACTAAATCCCATTCCATTTAAACTTGCTGTTAATTTTAAACAGAATATTCAGTATTTAAAATACGCTGCCATTCCTGTTTTAATTCTGTTGTTAACATTTTTGTTTGGTAACTATAGTTGGTTTAGTTCAAGTTTAGAACGTGTTGTACATTATAAAACAGCCTACGAACCACCAGCTCCGTTTCAGTTTTTTGTTGTGAATGACAACTTAAATGCCATAGAAAATAAAGATTTTAAGTTAATAGTTAAAACAGCCGGCGCTGTTATCCCAGAAAATGCCGAAATAGTTTATAACAACGGGACATATTTTTTAAAACAAACAGGAATAGGTGAGTTTGAATATGTGTTTACACAACCTAAAGAACCCATTGAATTTCAATTGAGTTCTAATAATGTCATTTCAAAACCCTATACTATTGAAGTGGTTGAAGTGCCTTCGTTATTAAGTTTTGAAATGCAGCTTAATTATCCTAATTACACAAAAAAAACAAATGAAACTTTAAAAAGTACGGGTAATGCTGTGGTTCCTGAAGGGACATATATTACCTGGCGACTTAAAACAAAGTCCACCGATAAGGTACAATTGTTAACTAAAGACACGATTAATTTTTCATCTATAAGAAATGGATTTTTTGAAACATCCAAACGCGTTTATAATAATTTTGATTATAGTTTAAGCACAAGCAATAAAAATTTAAAAGATTATGAAACTCTGGCGTTTAATTTAAATGTTGTTAAAGATGAATTTCCAAACATCAACCTAAAAGTTAAGACTGACAGTTTGGATTTGCAGACACTTTATTTTCAAGGACAGATAAGCGACGATTATGGTTTTAGCAAGTTACAGTTGGTTTATTATCCTTCAGAAGACGAATCGAAGAAAAAAATTGAAACCATTTCTATTGCAAATTCTAACATTGCAGAGTTTATAACAGCATTTCCTAATAATATAGGGATTCAAGAAGGTGTTTCTTATGATTTATATTTTCAAGTATTTGATAATGATGAAGTTAATAAGTATAAAAGTTCAAAAAGTAACATTTTTAGTTATAGAAAGCGTACAAAAGAGGAAGAAGTCACTAAACAGTTGAATGCGCAAAGTGAATCGATTAAAGACTTGAATAAATCCTTAAAGAAGTTTGATGAACAAGAGAAACAATTAGAACAATTATCTAAAACTCAAAAAGAAAAATCGAATCTTAATTTTAATGATAAAAAGAAATTAGAATCCTTCCTTGAACGCCAAAAGCAACAAGATGAAATGATGAAGAATTTCAATAAAAAACTTAAAGATAATTTAGAAGAATTTCAAAAGGAGAATAAGGATAAAGACATTTTTAAAGAAGATTTACAAAAGCGCTTAAATGAAAATGAAGAACAATTAAAACAAGATGAAAAACTTTTAGAAGATTTACAAGAACTTCAAGATAAAATTAACAAAGAAGAACTCAGCCAAAAGTTGGACGAGTTGGCAAAACAAAACAAGAATAAGAAGCGTAGTTTAGAACAGTTGTTAGAATTAACTAAACGTTTTTATGTGGAAAAAAAACTGGATAAGCTTAAAGGCGACTTAGATAAATTAGCTCATGAACAAGATAAGTTAGCTCATGAATCAGAAGATAAAAACACTAAAGAAAAGCAAGATGAATTAAATAAAATTTTCGAAGGGTTTCAAAAGCAATTAGATGATTTAAAGAAAGAAGGTAAAGACCTGAAGAAACCGATAGATATTCCTCAAGATAAGTTAGAAGAAAATGAAATTAAGAAGGAGCAACAGAAAGCTTCTGAGGAATTAGAAAAGAATGAAAAGTCCTTAGATAAAAATGAGAACCAAAAGAATGCTCAAAAGAGTCAAAAGAAAGCTGCTCAAAAAATGAAAAAATTGAGTGAGCAAATGCAAAGTGCAATGCAAGCTGGTGGCGGTGAACAGATGCAAGAAGATGTTGATATATTAAGACAGATTTTGGATAATTTATTATTGTTCTCATTTGATCAAGAAAAGCTGATGAAACGTTTTCAAACGATAGAAGAAAATAATAATCAATACGCGTCGTTCCTTAAGAAACAAAATAATCTAAGAGAGCATTTTGAACATGTGGATGATAGTTTGTTTGCTTTATCACTTCGTCAACCCAAGTTATCGGAGGAGGTAAATAAGCAAATCACGGATGTGTTTTATAACATTGATAAATCATTAGAAATGTTTGCGGATAATCAAATTTATCAAGGTGTTTCTAAACAACAATTCACCATTACAGCAGCTAATAATTTATCTAATTTTTTAAGTGATGTTTTGGATAATATGCAAGAAAATTTAAATATGTCAATGGGTCAAGGAGGTAATGGCGATATGCAACTTCCTGATATTATCATGAGTCAAGAACAACTTAATAAAATGATGGAAGAGGGTATGAAGAAAGCTAATAAGGGAAAACCAAAAAGTGAGAATGATTCTGATAAAGGTAAAGATGGTGAGAACGGAAAGGTTGGAGATAAAAAGGAGAGCGATAAAAATGGCAATAAAGATGGTGGTAAAGGGGAAGGTACTAATGAAGAGTTGAATGGATTGTTATACCAAATTTACCAACAGCAACAAGAGTTAAGAAATGCTTTAGAAGATAAACTTGCTAAAGAAGGTATATCGGGTAACGCATCATCCTTACTTAGAAAAATGGAAGAAGTAGAGTTGGATTTATTGAATAAGGGTTTCACAAATCAAACGCTTCAAAAAATGATGGATCTTAAGCATCAATTGTTAAAAATGGACAATGCAAACTTAGAACAAGGAGAAGACAATAAGCGTGAATCTAAAACGAATTTTGGAGACTTCAACAATAATTCTAACAGTCAAATTCCAACAGCTAAGCAATATTTTAATACTACTGAAATATTGAATAAACAAATACTACCTTTGCAGCCAGTTTACAAAAAGAAAGTTCAAGCATATTTTAAGCCAAGCAATGATTAG
- the gltX gene encoding glutamate--tRNA ligase: MTQKVRVRFAPSPTGPLHIGGVRTALFNYLFAKKHNGTFVLRVEDTDQNRYVEGAEQYIIDALNWCGIPFDEGINKNERFGPYRQSERKHLYKQYADALIASGNAYYAFDTPETLDFHRTDHEAKGKTFIYNWHNRLKLSNSLSLSAEEVKAKLNAGDEYVIRFKSPQDETLHLKDIIRGDIKIDTNILDDKVLFKSDGMPTYHLANIVDDHLMEITHVIRGEEWLPSLALHYQLYKAFGWDAPEFAHLPLILKPTGKGKLSKRDGDKLGFPVFPLQWTDPVTEEISRGYKQDGYFPGAMINFLAFLGWNPGTEQEIFNLDELIATFELERVNKSGARFDPDKIKWFNHHYMQEQNDDELAEAFKKQHSELVDIDVNYIALVVGMIKERATFISDFWELTHFFFTAPNSYEEKDSKKAFKEDTATLMSELKNIIIHIDEFTVEALQRDIKGWITKNNIGFGKVMMPLRLALVGALQGPDVFDIMFMIGKAETVKRIEKAISTI; this comes from the coding sequence ATGACCCAGAAAGTTCGTGTGCGTTTTGCACCTAGCCCAACAGGACCACTACATATTGGTGGTGTTCGTACGGCATTATTCAATTATTTATTTGCTAAAAAACATAATGGAACCTTTGTTTTAAGAGTTGAAGATACTGACCAAAATCGCTATGTTGAAGGTGCTGAACAATACATTATTGATGCCTTAAATTGGTGTGGGATTCCTTTTGATGAAGGTATTAACAAAAACGAAAGATTTGGACCATACAGACAAAGTGAACGTAAACATTTATATAAACAATATGCCGATGCATTAATAGCAAGTGGTAATGCCTATTATGCTTTTGATACTCCAGAAACTTTAGATTTTCATAGAACAGACCACGAGGCGAAAGGGAAAACTTTTATTTATAACTGGCATAACCGTTTAAAATTAAGCAATTCGTTATCGCTAAGCGCAGAAGAAGTAAAAGCAAAATTAAATGCTGGTGATGAATATGTAATCCGTTTTAAATCGCCACAAGATGAAACTTTACATTTAAAAGATATTATTCGTGGTGACATTAAAATTGATACCAATATTTTAGATGATAAGGTTTTGTTTAAAAGCGATGGCATGCCAACCTACCATTTAGCGAATATTGTAGACGACCATTTAATGGAAATTACCCACGTAATTCGTGGTGAAGAATGGTTACCTTCATTAGCATTACACTATCAATTGTATAAAGCATTTGGTTGGGATGCTCCAGAATTTGCACACTTACCTTTAATTTTAAAACCTACAGGAAAAGGAAAATTAAGCAAACGCGATGGTGATAAATTAGGCTTCCCTGTATTTCCTTTACAATGGACAGATCCTGTTACAGAAGAAATTTCTAGAGGTTATAAACAAGACGGATATTTCCCAGGTGCTATGATTAACTTTTTAGCATTTCTTGGTTGGAACCCAGGAACAGAACAAGAAATTTTTAATTTAGATGAATTGATTGCTACTTTTGAACTAGAACGTGTTAATAAATCTGGTGCTCGTTTTGACCCCGATAAAATTAAATGGTTTAACCACCACTATATGCAAGAGCAAAATGATGATGAATTAGCTGAAGCCTTCAAAAAACAACATTCAGAGTTAGTTGATATCGATGTAAATTATATCGCACTAGTAGTTGGCATGATAAAAGAACGCGCGACATTTATTTCAGACTTTTGGGAGTTGACTCATTTCTTTTTTACTGCACCAAACTCATACGAAGAAAAAGACTCTAAAAAAGCTTTTAAAGAAGATACGGCAACGCTAATGAGCGAACTGAAAAATATTATTATCCATATTGACGAATTTACTGTTGAAGCTCTTCAAAGAGATATTAAAGGTTGGATTACTAAAAACAACATTGGTTTTGGTAAAGTAATGATGCCACTACGCTTAGCATTGGTTGGTGCTTTACAAGGACCTGATGTGTTTGATATTATGTTTATGATTGGGAAAGCTGAAACAGTTAAACGTATTGAAAAGGCCATTTCAACTATTTAA